A part of Lampris incognitus isolate fLamInc1 chromosome 21, fLamInc1.hap2, whole genome shotgun sequence genomic DNA contains:
- the LOC130131473 gene encoding four and a half LIM domains protein 2-like: MKHKGYNWHEKCFSCHRCQQPIGTKTFVQKEGSNYCLPCYEKQFALQCVDCKKPITTGGVTYRDQPWHKDCFVCIGCKQQLSGQRFTSRDDFVYCLNCFCNLFAKKCASCTTPISGLGGSKYISFEERQWHNDCFNCKKCSVSLIGRGFLTVHDDILCPDCGKDI; the protein is encoded by the exons ATGAAGCACAAGGGCTACAACTGGCATGAGAAATGTTTCTCTTGTCACCGTTGCCAGCAGCCCATTGGCACCAAAACCTTTGTGCAGAAGGAGGGGAGCAACTACTGCTTGCCCTGCTATGAGAAGCAGTTTGCCCTGCAGTGTGTTGACTGCAAGAAG CCAATCACCACGGGAGGAGTGACCTACCGTGACCAGCCCTGGCACAAAGACTGCTTCGTGTGCATCGGATGCAAACAGCAGCTGTCGGGCCAACGGTTCACCTCTCGGGACGACTTTGTCTACTGCCTGAACTGCTTCTGCAACCTGTTTGCTAAGAAGTGTGCCTCCTGTACCACCCCAATCAGCG GTCTGGGCGGCAGCAAGTACATCTCCTTTGAGGAGCGCCAGTGGCACAACGACTGCTTCAACTGCAAGAAGTGCTCTGTgtctctgatcggtcggggtttCCTGACTGTCCATGATGACATCCTTTGCCCCGATTGTGGCAAAGACATCTGA
- the c21h7orf57 gene encoding uncharacterized protein C7orf57 homolog → MSAAVPNHRRTKPGGIKPGAGSNGVVGPTSQIPGLSQTADDGTPVQRISGRRVGIFETDSDYVKLAKQGGQKGLLSHDVDPDAKPAKAYNRPEWFGNSDPNNGSKATSPDGAAGSARQPLTAPFGTDNCSSWEREADRFTHGKTKESPESPSSEMEGLTINETNKYKRTSYDKKAPPVSMSKLLSFGYVEEEKKSPNDDDASSVTSEQTSTVATEDVEDLE, encoded by the exons ATGAGCGCTGCTGTCCCCAACCACCGAAGGACCAAGCCTGGTG GCATTAAGCCTGGGGCTGGGTCTAATGGAGTCGTCGGACCCACGTCCCAGATTCCTGGACTGTCCCAGACTGCTGATGACGGCACCCCTGTGCAGAGGATCAGCGGTCGGCGTGTAGGGATATTTGAGACAGATTCAGATTATGTAAAGCTTGCCAAGCAAGGGGGACAAAAAG GGCTGTTGAGCCATGATGTAGACCCTGACGCCAAACCTGCGAAAGCTTACAATCGTCCTGAATGGTTTGGCAATTCTGATCCTAACAA CGGAAGCAAAGCAACGTCTCCCGATGGCGCGGCGGGATCAGCCAGGCAGCCCCTCACTGCCCCGTTTGGTACCGATAACTGTTCCTcctgggagagagaggctgataGGTTTACCCATGGTAAAACAAAG GAGTCGCCGGAGAGCCCCTCCAGTGAAATGGAGGGCCTGACCATAAACGAGACCAACAAGTACAAGAGAAC GTCCTATGACAAGAAGGCTCCTCCGGTCAGCATGTCCAAGCTGCTGAGTTTCGGCTATGTGGAGGAAGAGAAAAAATCTCCCAATGATGACGACGCTTCAA gCGTGACCTCGGAACAAACCAGCACGGTGGCGACGGAGGACGTCGAAGACCTGGAGTAG